One genomic region from Reichenbachiella ulvae encodes:
- a CDS encoding penicillin acylase family protein: protein MKVFRFVIALILTISFISYVNFKQGEIPPLGRFMSPFTGFWQNGESERIDFDKKLKAEDLKSDVTIQFDEQVIPHIYAENNHDLYFAQGYTTASHRLWQMEFQVLATEGRLSEIVGDRALEFDKRNRRKGLKYAAKRSLELVEANPEVKEMMQAYADGVNHYINSLDYEDYPIEYKLLDYQPEEWSVLKSCLLLKYMADMLSSGEADLENTNAYQLLGAADFEMLFPESFPSIDPVIPSEREWDFESVKVEKPDKAWPTDTIVSTMDKPDPRNGSNNFVVSGQKTANGRTMLANEPDLALNLPSIWYVNQLKAPGVNVFGATIPGAPGVVVGFNDSIAWGVTNAKRDVVDWYKIQFRNDRREEYLYENKWLKTEKVVEEIKVRGKESVYDTIVHTHYGPVVYDYNFEGNGEKLNLAMKWTAHEATLEVYTLYLLNRAKNYDDYVDALQYFQAPAQNFAFASASGDIAMWVNGRFPIKWKTQGKFLLDGTESDNEWYGDIPHMQKAYMKNPEQGFLSSANQHPVDSTYPYYVYDYNYEFYRNRRINDRLKLMSNIEVGDMMKLQNDNYNYRASESLPMMLDSLDTASMSAKAAAAYNILRRWDYFNDPKIEAPSYYSAWWDTFYRLVWDEFDREDMALKRPHVFNTIHLMNTDPGNKYFDVQKTSSRETAVSLVNQAFDSAVAKVDRWKLENEQERADWYLYKNTGARHLLKLEPFSFEQIEIGGDRNIVNAASRGHGPSWRMVVELSPDQVRAWGVYPGSQSGNPGNPSYGEMINDWASGKYYRLNFWDEVQIENPKIVFTQTLKSE from the coding sequence ATGAAGGTATTCAGGTTTGTAATAGCACTGATTCTTACGATTTCTTTTATTTCTTATGTCAATTTTAAGCAAGGTGAAATTCCGCCTTTAGGCAGGTTCATGAGCCCTTTTACTGGTTTTTGGCAAAACGGAGAAAGTGAGAGAATTGATTTTGACAAGAAACTCAAAGCGGAGGATCTCAAGTCAGATGTAACCATCCAATTTGATGAACAAGTGATTCCGCATATTTATGCTGAAAATAATCATGACTTGTATTTTGCACAGGGATATACCACCGCTAGCCATAGACTATGGCAAATGGAGTTTCAAGTCCTGGCTACTGAAGGGCGTTTGTCCGAAATAGTGGGTGATCGTGCGTTAGAGTTTGATAAGAGAAATAGGAGAAAAGGATTAAAGTATGCTGCCAAGCGATCTTTAGAATTGGTGGAGGCTAATCCGGAGGTGAAGGAAATGATGCAGGCTTATGCAGATGGAGTCAATCATTATATCAATTCCCTGGATTACGAAGATTACCCTATAGAATATAAGCTGCTAGATTACCAGCCGGAAGAGTGGAGCGTGTTGAAGTCATGCCTTTTGCTCAAATATATGGCAGATATGTTGTCTTCAGGAGAGGCAGATTTGGAAAATACCAATGCCTATCAATTGTTGGGTGCGGCTGATTTTGAAATGTTATTTCCTGAAAGTTTTCCATCCATAGATCCAGTCATTCCTAGTGAGCGAGAATGGGACTTTGAATCAGTTAAGGTGGAGAAACCTGACAAGGCATGGCCTACTGATACAATAGTTTCTACAATGGATAAGCCAGATCCTCGAAATGGCTCTAACAACTTTGTAGTTTCGGGACAAAAAACAGCCAATGGTCGTACCATGTTGGCCAATGAGCCTGACCTGGCTTTAAACCTGCCTTCGATCTGGTATGTCAATCAATTGAAGGCGCCAGGAGTGAACGTCTTTGGTGCAACCATCCCTGGAGCACCTGGCGTTGTAGTTGGTTTTAATGACTCGATAGCCTGGGGTGTGACCAATGCCAAGCGAGATGTAGTGGACTGGTACAAAATCCAATTCAGGAATGATAGGAGAGAGGAGTACCTATATGAGAACAAGTGGTTGAAAACGGAAAAAGTCGTAGAAGAAATCAAGGTAAGAGGGAAAGAAAGTGTATATGATACCATAGTTCATACTCACTATGGTCCAGTAGTCTATGATTACAACTTTGAAGGGAATGGGGAGAAACTAAATCTAGCGATGAAGTGGACCGCTCATGAGGCAACCTTAGAGGTGTATACTTTGTATCTCCTGAACAGGGCTAAAAACTATGATGATTATGTAGATGCGCTTCAGTATTTTCAAGCGCCCGCTCAAAACTTTGCGTTTGCTTCGGCATCCGGAGATATTGCTATGTGGGTCAATGGTCGTTTTCCAATCAAGTGGAAAACCCAGGGTAAGTTCCTTCTAGATGGAACAGAGTCTGACAATGAGTGGTATGGTGATATTCCACACATGCAAAAGGCCTACATGAAAAATCCTGAGCAAGGGTTTCTTAGTTCTGCCAATCAACATCCGGTGGATTCGACTTATCCCTATTATGTCTACGATTACAATTACGAGTTTTATCGCAACAGACGGATCAATGATCGACTCAAACTGATGTCTAACATAGAGGTAGGGGATATGATGAAGTTGCAGAATGATAACTATAATTACAGAGCATCAGAGAGTCTCCCTATGATGCTGGACAGCCTGGATACAGCGAGTATGTCTGCCAAAGCAGCTGCTGCTTATAATATTCTCAGACGTTGGGATTACTTCAACGATCCTAAAATAGAAGCTCCAAGCTATTACAGCGCCTGGTGGGATACTTTTTATCGACTCGTTTGGGATGAATTTGACCGGGAAGATATGGCACTTAAAAGGCCCCATGTCTTCAATACCATTCATCTGATGAACACAGATCCTGGCAACAAGTATTTTGATGTTCAGAAAACTTCGTCAAGGGAAACGGCTGTGAGTTTAGTGAATCAGGCATTTGACTCTGCTGTGGCAAAAGTAGATCGATGGAAGCTTGAAAATGAGCAAGAGCGTGCGGATTGGTATCTATACAAAAACACAGGAGCCAGACATTTGCTGAAATTGGAGCCATTTTCCTTTGAGCAGATTGAAATCGGGGGGGATAGAAATATAGTGAATGCAGCCAGTAGAGGACATGGGCCTTCATGGCGAATGGTTGTGGAACTCAGCCCTGATCAGGTGCGGGCATGGGGTGTGTATCCAGGTAGCCAATCTGGAAATCCTGGAAATCCATCTTATGGTGAGATGATAAATGACTGGGCCAGCGGTAAATATTATCGACTCAATTTTTGGGATGAGGTTCAGATCGAGAATCCTAAAATTGTATTCACTCAAACTTTAAAATCAGAATAA
- a CDS encoding sterol desaturase family protein, which translates to MMWINITVMFLTAAFMEGVAWFTHKYVMHGFLWILHKDHHDKHSKGWFEDNDLFFLIFAIPGIVLTYLGWYTKAESVTFWIGAGITLYGFMYFFIHDIFIHQRFKWLSKSDNRYFKAIRRAHKVHHKHIGKEDGECFGMLYVPKKYFDQFKKRAAEK; encoded by the coding sequence ATGATGTGGATCAATATCACCGTAATGTTTCTTACAGCTGCTTTCATGGAAGGAGTAGCCTGGTTTACACACAAATATGTCATGCACGGCTTTCTTTGGATTCTCCACAAGGATCACCATGACAAGCATAGCAAAGGATGGTTTGAAGACAATGATCTCTTCTTCCTCATTTTTGCCATTCCAGGTATTGTTCTGACCTACCTGGGCTGGTATACCAAAGCGGAAAGTGTGACTTTTTGGATTGGTGCAGGAATCACCCTTTATGGATTCATGTACTTCTTCATACATGACATTTTCATCCATCAGAGATTCAAATGGCTATCTAAATCAGACAACCGATATTTCAAGGCTATCAGAAGAGCCCACAAAGTACATCATAAACACATAGGCAAAGAGGATGGGGAATGCTTTGGAATGCTCTATGTACCCAAAAAATACTTCGACCAATTCAAGAAAAGGGCAGCTGAAAAATGA
- a CDS encoding phytoene/squalene synthase family protein, whose product MKSIYDEVSFKSSKLVTRRYSTSFSLGIYFLHSSIHDAIYSIYGFVRLADEIVDSFHGFDKNQMMSQIRKETVEAIENKISINPILNSFQATVNQYNIEWELIDLFLKSMEADLRKEKHDMASFEEYILGSAEVVGLMCLRVFTNNDRDMYDHLKPSAMKLGSAFQKVNFLRDLKADYQDLGRSYFPDVDLSNFREEEKQQIQESILQDFDDALVGIKQLPSNSKLGVYLAYIYYKRLFVKITKLPANRIMTERIRISNGYKLGLMINSFFKYQFNII is encoded by the coding sequence ATGAAAAGTATTTACGATGAGGTTTCATTCAAGTCTAGCAAACTAGTCACCAGACGATACAGCACTAGTTTTTCACTAGGCATTTACTTCCTTCACAGCAGCATTCATGATGCGATCTATTCTATCTATGGTTTTGTGAGACTGGCGGATGAGATTGTAGATTCTTTTCATGGCTTTGACAAAAACCAGATGATGAGCCAAATCCGGAAAGAAACAGTAGAGGCAATAGAAAACAAAATCAGCATTAATCCCATTCTGAATAGTTTTCAGGCTACAGTGAATCAGTACAACATCGAATGGGAACTGATCGATCTTTTCCTCAAAAGCATGGAAGCTGACCTGAGAAAGGAAAAACATGACATGGCATCTTTCGAAGAATATATCTTAGGCTCAGCAGAAGTAGTCGGGCTGATGTGTCTCAGGGTATTTACTAACAATGATCGAGACATGTATGACCACCTGAAGCCCTCTGCTATGAAATTAGGTTCTGCATTTCAGAAAGTTAACTTTTTAAGAGATCTAAAAGCTGACTATCAGGACCTAGGTCGTAGTTACTTTCCAGATGTTGACCTGAGCAATTTTAGAGAAGAGGAAAAACAGCAAATTCAAGAAAGCATTCTACAGGATTTCGACGATGCTCTAGTAGGTATCAAGCAATTGCCTTCTAACTCAAAACTGGGCGTTTACCTGGCCTATATTTATTACAAAAGACTTTTTGTTAAAATCACCAAACTACCTGCTAACAGAATCATGACAGAAAGAATCAGAATATCAAATGGTTACAAATTGGGCCTAATGATCAATTCTTTCTTTAAATATCAATTCAATATTATTTAG
- a CDS encoding efflux RND transporter periplasmic adaptor subunit, protein MKIYRYLLIVLISSAGVLPSCQPQSHDHGHSGHEGAHHEESEEGKVHFSMQQFAALGMRVDTVTQRNMASYVEANGQLEVPPQNEAAVTAIIGANVASIKVIEGDEVKKGQVLAYLSHPNLIQLQTDYIQSWNQLQYLEQDYKRQEKLYEEKVGAGKEFQKTKADFLSTKAATQGLESQLKLLGLNIHTVQSGKIYSKVPVYSPISGYVRLVEVKTGQYVQPQTEMFELVNVEHIHADLMVFERDVHKVSKGQKVHFSTESLPDIELVANIYAVGKAFEQNPKAIHIHAEIENKVGQLIPGMYVNGRIITGEKMRMSLPNEAVVRDGDRYYVFAAEEMQEEWEFVPKEVVRKEQDGMWTAVEFVQQIESNQKVAWNNAYYLLAELKKSEAGHDH, encoded by the coding sequence ATGAAAATTTATAGATACTTACTCATTGTTTTAATTTCATCGGCTGGGGTGCTGCCTTCCTGTCAACCTCAATCGCACGATCATGGACACTCGGGTCACGAAGGAGCTCATCATGAAGAATCGGAGGAAGGTAAAGTACACTTCAGTATGCAGCAATTTGCCGCGCTTGGCATGAGAGTAGATACAGTGACTCAACGAAATATGGCCAGTTATGTAGAGGCCAATGGGCAGTTGGAAGTGCCCCCACAAAACGAAGCGGCAGTTACCGCAATAATAGGGGCCAATGTGGCCTCCATCAAAGTGATCGAAGGAGATGAAGTAAAGAAGGGGCAGGTGCTGGCCTATCTAAGTCACCCTAATCTGATTCAACTCCAGACAGATTACATCCAATCCTGGAACCAATTGCAGTATCTGGAGCAAGATTACAAAAGACAGGAAAAGCTGTATGAAGAAAAAGTGGGTGCAGGGAAAGAGTTTCAGAAAACGAAAGCGGATTTTCTATCTACCAAAGCAGCTACACAAGGGTTGGAGTCACAATTGAAGCTGCTAGGGCTAAACATACATACTGTGCAGTCTGGGAAGATCTATTCTAAGGTTCCAGTTTATAGTCCGATCTCTGGCTATGTTCGATTGGTAGAGGTGAAGACGGGACAGTACGTCCAGCCTCAAACTGAGATGTTTGAGCTAGTGAATGTAGAGCATATCCATGCTGATCTAATGGTTTTCGAAAGAGATGTGCATAAAGTGAGCAAAGGGCAGAAGGTGCACTTTAGTACTGAGTCTCTTCCTGATATAGAATTGGTGGCTAACATATATGCAGTAGGCAAGGCCTTCGAGCAAAACCCAAAAGCCATTCATATTCATGCCGAGATTGAGAATAAGGTAGGGCAGTTGATCCCTGGTATGTACGTGAATGGACGAATTATTACAGGCGAGAAGATGAGAATGTCTTTGCCTAATGAGGCAGTAGTAAGAGATGGGGATCGGTATTACGTTTTTGCGGCAGAAGAAATGCAGGAGGAATGGGAGTTTGTCCCTAAAGAGGTTGTACGCAAGGAACAGGATGGAATGTGGACGGCAGTCGAATTTGTGCAGCAGATCGAGTCCAATCAAAAAGTAGCATGGAACAACGCTTATTATTTATTGGCAGAACTGAAAAAATCTGAGGCGGGGCATGATCACTAA
- a CDS encoding phytoene desaturase family protein, producing the protein MSTISKFKTSVLGAGFAGLTASASLAKHGMEVDVFEKNDGPGGRCRVIKEDGFTFDMGPSWYWMPDVFEKYFNRFDKSTSDYFELKKLDPGFRIYFGRNEFMDIPNTLDEQKELFESLEEGSGAKLEKFLNESKLKYEVGINDLVYKPSYSLFEFFSFDIIYKMIKMNALQSIHDYIRSSFKHPHIIALLEFPVLFLGGTAKNTPSLYSLMNYSCLSQGTFYPMGGFYKLSEAMYELAKEQGVNFHFNAPIEQLNIANKKITEVHNGKVHDTDGIVSSVDYHFMEKQLLANKANYSEDYWNKRVMSPSALIFYLGVKGKVKNLIHHNLFFDEDFDEHAKQIYDNPEWPDNPLFYVCCPSKTDDSVAPAEDENLFILMPLAPGITDNETTREAYFDKIMTRLEKIIDDKISDRLIVKKSYCIKDFESDYNSFKGNAYGLANTLRQTAMFKPSMKSKHVKNLFHAGQLTVPGPGVPPAIISGQLAASQLLSYLTHEPYEKYLR; encoded by the coding sequence ATGTCAACTATCTCAAAATTTAAAACAAGTGTTTTAGGTGCTGGTTTTGCGGGGCTAACCGCATCGGCTAGTCTGGCAAAACATGGGATGGAAGTCGATGTTTTTGAGAAGAATGATGGTCCAGGAGGTAGATGTCGCGTCATCAAAGAAGATGGATTTACCTTCGACATGGGACCAAGCTGGTATTGGATGCCTGATGTTTTCGAAAAATACTTCAATCGTTTTGATAAATCCACAAGCGATTATTTCGAATTAAAAAAACTGGATCCTGGTTTTAGAATTTATTTCGGTAGAAATGAATTTATGGATATTCCCAATACGCTCGATGAACAGAAAGAATTATTCGAATCTCTCGAAGAAGGCAGTGGAGCAAAACTTGAGAAATTTCTGAATGAGTCTAAGTTGAAGTATGAAGTAGGCATCAACGATCTCGTCTACAAGCCTTCCTACTCTCTATTTGAATTTTTCTCATTTGATATCATCTACAAGATGATAAAGATGAATGCTTTGCAGTCCATCCACGACTACATTCGCTCCTCATTTAAACATCCCCATATCATCGCACTATTGGAGTTTCCTGTATTGTTTTTGGGTGGGACGGCAAAAAACACCCCTTCCCTGTACAGCCTGATGAATTACAGCTGTCTCAGTCAGGGCACCTTCTATCCAATGGGTGGCTTCTACAAATTGTCTGAGGCCATGTATGAGTTAGCCAAAGAACAAGGTGTGAACTTTCATTTTAACGCACCAATTGAGCAGCTCAACATAGCTAACAAGAAAATCACTGAAGTGCATAATGGTAAAGTTCATGATACGGATGGAATCGTATCTTCTGTAGACTATCACTTCATGGAAAAGCAGCTTTTGGCCAATAAAGCCAATTATAGCGAAGACTACTGGAACAAACGAGTGATGTCCCCTTCTGCTCTGATCTTCTATTTGGGAGTGAAAGGAAAAGTCAAAAACCTGATTCATCACAACCTGTTCTTTGACGAGGATTTTGATGAACATGCCAAGCAGATCTATGACAATCCAGAATGGCCTGACAATCCCTTGTTCTACGTCTGTTGCCCTTCAAAAACTGATGACTCTGTTGCACCGGCTGAAGATGAGAACCTTTTCATTTTGATGCCTTTGGCTCCTGGGATTACAGACAATGAAACGACACGGGAAGCCTATTTTGATAAGATCATGACTAGGCTGGAAAAAATTATTGATGACAAGATTTCAGATCGATTGATCGTTAAAAAGTCATATTGTATCAAGGACTTTGAATCGGATTATAATTCCTTCAAAGGAAACGCTTATGGCCTGGCCAACACTTTGCGACAAACTGCGATGTTTAAGCCAAGCATGAAAAGTAAACATGTGAAAAACCTTTTTCACGCCGGCCAATTGACTGTACCTGGACCTGGAGTTCCTCCAGCCATTATTTCAGGACAGTTGGCTGCCTCTCAATTATTGTCTTACTTAACTCACGAACCCTATGAAAAGTATTTACGATGA
- a CDS encoding MerR family transcriptional regulator, whose protein sequence is MGKYSIKELERLSGIKAHTIRIWEKRYDLIRPFRTDTNIRYYNDDQLKKILNVSSLVNLGYKISKVSKMGVEEMTHLLEESQNGIQLDQQIEIELHRLIEPCMNFDEPLLDERINELIDKTSLIEAFGQVFFPLLNRIGFLWATNRVSPAHEHFLSNKLMQVLYSSMNMRTNNGEAGKYLLFLPEWEEHEMLLLFSNYVLKKHGFSTIYIGKRVPVKNLIETINQAQPIGLLSILISPNFDTDIKKYFEELSKLKNVPKLIMGGDKSYVHHFENFPKMTWVQSSDELIDAISV, encoded by the coding sequence TTGGGAAAATATTCGATTAAGGAACTAGAAAGGCTATCAGGAATTAAGGCTCATACGATTCGTATTTGGGAGAAGCGGTATGATTTAATACGTCCTTTTAGAACGGATACCAATATCAGGTATTACAATGATGATCAACTCAAAAAAATCCTAAATGTGTCCTCCCTGGTCAATTTAGGATACAAAATCTCCAAAGTGAGTAAAATGGGCGTTGAGGAAATGACTCATTTGCTTGAAGAATCTCAAAATGGTATTCAGCTGGATCAGCAGATTGAAATAGAACTGCATCGATTGATTGAACCATGTATGAATTTTGACGAACCTCTCTTGGATGAAAGAATCAACGAACTCATTGACAAGACCAGTTTGATAGAGGCCTTTGGTCAGGTATTCTTTCCATTGCTCAATAGAATCGGATTTCTCTGGGCCACCAATAGGGTATCTCCAGCCCACGAGCATTTTTTATCGAACAAACTCATGCAAGTGCTCTATTCTTCAATGAATATGAGAACAAACAATGGAGAAGCGGGCAAATACCTTTTGTTCTTACCCGAATGGGAAGAACACGAAATGCTGTTGCTATTCAGCAACTATGTCTTGAAAAAGCACGGTTTCTCTACCATATACATTGGCAAAAGGGTGCCCGTAAAAAATCTGATCGAAACAATTAATCAGGCCCAGCCTATCGGACTGCTTTCTATCCTCATCAGTCCGAATTTTGACACAGATATTAAAAAATATTTCGAAGAGTTGTCTAAATTGAAGAATGTGCCAAAACTCATCATGGGCGGGGATAAAAGTTACGTTCACCATTTCGAAAACTTCCCGAAAATGACTTGGGTTCAAAGTTCAGATGAACTTATTGACGCAATTTCCGTTTAA
- the idi gene encoding isopentenyl-diphosphate Delta-isomerase codes for MEEVVLVDHLDNEIGVEEKLRAHENGSLHRAFSVFIFNSQGDMLIQQRAAGKYHSANLWSNACCSHPRPNENINDAAHRRLKEELGMEAELNWLMSFQYKIDFENGLIEHELDHVFVGISDDKAIINPDEVSAIKYISTESLLKDLEESPQNYTFWFKELIKDVLDKSKDRTV; via the coding sequence ATGGAAGAGGTAGTACTGGTAGATCATTTGGACAATGAAATTGGAGTGGAAGAAAAACTTCGCGCCCATGAAAATGGTAGCTTGCATCGTGCCTTTTCTGTTTTCATATTCAATAGCCAGGGAGATATGCTGATTCAACAGCGAGCAGCAGGCAAATACCACTCGGCCAATCTATGGTCCAATGCATGTTGTAGTCATCCCAGACCTAATGAAAACATCAACGATGCAGCTCACCGAAGACTCAAAGAAGAACTGGGCATGGAGGCTGAACTGAATTGGTTGATGAGTTTTCAGTACAAGATTGATTTTGAGAACGGACTGATCGAACACGAACTAGATCATGTTTTTGTCGGGATCAGCGATGACAAAGCCATCATTAACCCTGATGAGGTCTCGGCAATTAAGTATATTTCAACTGAATCTTTATTGAAGGATTTGGAAGAGAGCCCCCAGAACTACACCTTCTGGTTCAAAGAATTGATCAAAGATGTATTAGATAAATCAAAAGACAGAACTGTATGA
- a CDS encoding lycopene cyclase domain-containing protein, with protein MKAYTYLAIDLGALLIPFLFSFHHKLRFDKEWKYYLPAMVLVAIPFLIWDEYFTQIGIWGFNPDYLSGIYLGHLPLEEVMFFICIPYACVFTYHCFKIGGFNFLNDRISLWISLVLSLALIAILSFYFGRFYTTSTFILLPLSILYLQFIKKAPYLKNLYFAYFFLQVPFFITNGLLTGSWIDQPIVWYDDSQNMGFRIATIPFEDTFYGMLLILWNIAFFEGFKAKFSPVKEN; from the coding sequence ATGAAAGCCTACACCTATTTGGCCATAGACCTGGGCGCTTTGCTCATACCCTTTTTATTCAGCTTTCATCACAAACTCCGGTTTGACAAAGAGTGGAAATACTACCTACCTGCAATGGTTCTAGTAGCTATTCCATTTTTGATTTGGGACGAATACTTCACTCAAATTGGTATCTGGGGATTCAATCCAGATTACCTCAGTGGTATCTACCTGGGGCATTTGCCTTTGGAGGAAGTTATGTTCTTTATTTGTATCCCCTACGCCTGCGTATTTACTTATCACTGCTTCAAAATTGGAGGATTCAATTTCCTGAATGATAGAATAAGTCTTTGGATCAGTCTGGTTCTTTCTCTGGCACTGATAGCCATACTTAGCTTTTACTTCGGCAGATTTTATACTACTAGCACCTTTATATTGCTACCTCTAAGTATCCTATATCTGCAATTCATCAAAAAAGCTCCTTATCTAAAAAACCTTTATTTCGCCTACTTTTTCCTTCAGGTTCCTTTTTTCATCACCAACGGTCTACTCACAGGCTCATGGATAGATCAGCCTATCGTTTGGTACGATGATTCACAAAATATGGGTTTTCGTATTGCCACCATACCTTTTGAAGACACCTTCTATGGTATGTTACTCATCTTATGGAATATCGCCTTTTTTGAAGGATTCAAAGCCAAATTTAGTCCTGTGAAGGAAAACTGA